GGGGATAGCCGATGCCAGCTCGGCCATTCCGCATCCGACTGCTAGGATAAAAATGCCTGCAATCAGCCACCCCCACATCAGGGACACCATGCCTCCTGGCATACCAATTGCTAGCACAGACGCAATACTAGGAAGAAGACCCATAATTGAAAACGCTACACCGAAAACTTGTATCGTGCTAAAGTGCCGATTCAGCTCCTGCTTGTAGCCGATCTCAGCCAGAAGCTCGGAGTCACCATTCGCCCCCTTCGCGTCGATGAAGTTAACCTCACCGGCTCTTTTCGATGTGATGGTTCTCAACGACCCGAACTGGTGGAGCCCGTCCGCCGCCGGCTCGATGGATGAGCTAACGTCTGTGGTATTCGCAgctgcttgaactttttccaTTGCTATGGCTGTTGGTTGGTATGTTCTCGTGTTTGGCACAGGCTTTGACCCTCATCTGCTCTTATAGGGCatcttgcttcttcaactccCGCCCGTTGGCCATTGCAGTATCCAACTCCCGCCGAGAAGACACATCCCGCCGAGACAACACATCCCGCCCATATCTTCTTATCAACTCTGCACATGACttattcaaaacaaaatcttGCGTACAACATACTACAAAGAACTTTTGTAAGTCTGGCGCGGAAGTCTTGGCAATCTACCACGACTTCATGAATTCCATAAGCATCCTACCACCGATGTCGGCCATTGCTTTCCTGCGTAAACCTCTAGGGTTTTGCCACTTTTAACAGGCTCTGCCATTGCTACTGGGGGCAACCAATGCCTTTGCACTTCCAACATGCTGGTTTGGTAAACGATATCACCTGTTATCGGTAAATCTTTTCCGTCTATCTGATAAGGATATTTGTAAAGTGATATCTAATGATATcggcacgtgacagaaAGTTGGAAAGCCTATAGGATTCACTTACCATCGCGTGACATCCAGTGCTCTCGGACTAGTACATGTGAGGGGAATCGTGATGCCGTAAGGCTGAAAAAAGCCGTCTGAAGAACCACCAgcaaagctcttgaacgAGGCGGTAGGGAAAATGATGTGATAGCTAATAGAAACGCTGTTGAAGGGTTCTCGGAAGGTTGGCCCGAAACAAAAGGGACCTGTTTAAGCGTGTGTAAGGTCAGGGTGTATGGAGTGGCAACATAGAACCATGAAGCCAGAATGCACAGGAACGGGAATCCGAAGTGCAAGGATGACAATTAGAGTGCAAAAACGGGAGTTCACCGTGTAGAGACGGAATTTGGTAGCGCAGGGTCGGGAATCCAGGGCGCATGCGCCATGAAAGGCGTCGGAGAGCACTGCCGGTATCGCTAATCTAGCTTGGGTCAGGGTCCAGGTAGGGGTGGCGCAGACTTGTTAAGCGACTGTCGGGGTGCGTTGCTGGTGCAGTTCTGCAGTCGATATCTCGAAAGCTGCAGAGCTAGCGACGATGTCGCGATGCACGAACCTCTATCGGAGCCTTGTGATTCACAAATTCTTGAATGGGGCAGGCGGTTGGCCTGTCAGCGACCTTATAAGCGCGATATCTTCAGTGACCTCTTCCGGCTTCAGGGATTGTAGTGGCGGGGCGGCCTTCGTGGAGAGGCGGTTTGTCGCGCGGGTCTTTTTGACCTCGCGATCCTTATCACCGAAAAGCAGGGCCTGGAGATCTGTGGAGTCGCTGATGCCTTGCAAGAATCGGGACTCAGAGCTAGTACTGTTGTAACTGAGAGGGGCGGGCGAGTCTTTCGCGGAGGGCGCGTCTTGCTCGTCGCTCATGGCGCGGGACGCCGCGGTGGTCGCCAGACGGCGCCTTAGCGAGCGGCGCTCCGTGCCCGTGTCGGTTGCGCTCTCATTGGCCGAGATCTCCTTGCCAAACTCGTTGGGCGATGAGTCCCACGCAGACGCGGTCGCACTGCGTGTAGTCTTCTGGAACTTTGTGCGCGAGTAATCCATGGAGTAGGAGTGTGCGTTGGCCACGTCCATCAGCAACCGCTCCTCCTGCAGTTTTTTCATCTTACTCTCTAACGACTCGTAGAGCTTCTCCTTACAAAGCTTGATTACTTTCTCGTGCTCAGCCTTGGTCTTTTCGATGTCCTCCTGGAACTCGATGCCGGATCTGTTGACGCGGTACTCCTCGAACAGCCGCAGCCGCACGAGCTCGTAGTCGCGTTCCTCTTCCAAGTCCCGCAGCTTGCGAAGAAACTGCACGCTATTGCCCTGATGCAGCGTGGTGAGTGTGGTTTGCAAGGAAGTCAGCCGATTACGGTAGTGCGTGTCGCGGTCGAGCGAGAAGTTCTGCGATACCTTGCGTACTTTCGACTCAAAGTTGTGTCGCCTCTTGTCTTTTCTCGAGATTGCTGGTAAAGTATTTGAGTTAGTGACCTGCTCCTCGCTTAGCGATGGGGAACTCCTTCCACGCACTGCGCTCCCGCCGGACCCTGCTTCATTAGCAGCGTCGCGAGAGCGATTGCGATTTGAACATACTTTCATGATGGGGAAGAGCGTTACTCATGTTCTTTGAATGCAGCAAGGCGCTCTGAATTTAGGCGGGGGCCAAGTGTTTTGGGTAGTGCGAGGGAAAGTTTATAAGGTAAGTTCATATACCTCTataatcaaaaatttcTCTACAAAATAGAGGCGATGAGATAGGAAAGAAGGTCAATCGAGATGGGCAAAGTAGAGCTTCTGGTGGCAGAAACGAGCTATTTGAAGCTGATCAAGTCGTCTTTAGAGGCCAATGGCGCATTCGTGAAACCTATCCACTTTGAGGATGGATGCAAGATCGTCAGGACTGCCTACGACATGGACGATGCGCGAGTACAAGAGATTCTGGAAACCTACAAAGGCGTGAAAGCCAGGGAGTACACAGTACAAGAAGCGGCCATTTTTGACCGTGTGTCTCGTTTTACAGACGAGTACCTAACAAAAAATGGAATTAGCGCTGCGGATCGGGTGGAACTTGCGGCACACATTCCGCTTCGCTACACGTTGTACCACCCTGTAGTACTGTTCAATAACTCTGCCGAGCGCAGCTTCCTCCATGCGAGCTGGCAGAATGTCCTGCAGAAGCCTGAGAACAGTCAATTTTTTAAGTTGATGTTGCAGGAGCTATTCCCCCAATACACGCATGCGGCCACGAATATGCCTATAGTGGAGCACGATGTAATGCGCCGCCCGTTCCACCTTGTACCGCTCGAAGGCTGCCTTTTCGAAGGAGAGGCCTGTGAACAAACCTGGGACGAGCCCACGCCGCGCGACTTTACCCGTTCTGTGTGGTGCCATGTGGTTCAAAACGGCATACACCAGTTCTGGTCGCCTGTGTTTACTATGTTCAGCCGCGGCAAcatcaaggagaaaaaaCGAATTCTGGACACATATCCAGACATCGGAGGCCGTGATATTGTTGACCTCTATGCCGGAATCGGCTACTTCACGCTAAGCTATCTAAAGGCTGGTGCCCGCCGTGTCTTCTGCTTTGAGCTGAATCCGTGGAGCACGGAGGGCCTCCGTCGTGGGGTTGCTTTCAATAACTTCCGTGGCGAATGCCATGTCTTCCAGGAGTCTAACGTGAACTGTATTGCCCGGTTGGCGCAGTTCCAGAATCTGGAAATACGTCACATAAACCTCGGGCTTTTACCGAGCAGTGCTCAGGGTTACCCGCTGGCACTTTCTCTTGTACGCGACCGAAGCGCGCTCTCTCTTACGACGCTGCATATCCACGAGAACGTGCATCTCGATAGCTTGACCTCAGGCCAGTTCACCGAGCAAACAGTAAATCaccttcaagaaatcgAGCCGCTCTTCCAGTACCGCGCGCgccatcttgaaaagattaAAACGTTCGCCCCAGATGTGTGGCATGTGTGCCTCGACGTTGACGTCCACGTTCCAGGTCGCTGAACCTCCCATTAACTGGGCAtcgctctcttcttctgctcgGTATCTGCCGAGATTGGCGCCAAAGCACGTGACAGTGAGAGAGGCCTATGTGTCAGATCACGTGGTCTCCGAGGGTGAAGACGTCACCTCCGCCAAGGCACCCTCGGATTAGAGATTGAAAATAACGGGCGTGAAATTTCCAGCTTCAGAAAAGGCAGGGCCGAATAATCCAAAGTGCACTAGCGAGCGTAAGAGAGCGGGAAGAGGGGCTTTTGAAGTGACACTACCAGTAAAACATGGACTTCAACCAGTTTATGAGTTACCAGGAGAAATCCGGAGAAAAATCGAATACAAACAGCCCGAAGGATACACCCCAAGGCGGGAGTGGCTTATTTCCCGGCTCAGGCGGGCGTGAGGAGCCAGCGCAGCTGACTCTTAACACCGGGTTCAACGGATGGGCTGGTACGTCCCGTCATGTCAGCGAAGCGGAGAGCATATTCTTGTCGCCGCTGAGTGAGGACTCGCCGCGGGGGTTTCCCGTAGGCCAGAGGCTTGCAACTCCGACTATCAACATCGAGCAGACGCAGGAGCCCTTCGATGAGAACGACGCGATGCGTGCATTTGTTGGAAATATACAGGAACCGTTCGACAGTCTGGGACTCGGGTTTCAAAACGAGCTGCAGGGAGCGCCCTCAAGCTTCAGCCCCGCCCATTCGATGCTGTCGCCGCATTTCAACGACGATTTTGTCTCTACTCGTTCAGCATCCGTACACTCCGCAACATCTGACAGTGGTCGCACTGCGGGTGCTCACCGCGTAGATATCGCACTGTCACCCGTGGCTTCGCGACTCACCACAGGGGATGATGAACTGGACGAGATTCTAAGCGTGCGATCAGGACCCGACCCCTTTGGCGATATAGATTATCCACAAGAATCCCAGAGCATCCCTGCACAGGACGTGAGCAGTTTCCTGAGCCCCGTGGACAACATGTTTGGGTTTGGTGATTCATCCGCGTACAGCGATCCTGCTCCGCTGCCCGCAAACTTTTCTAGGCCACAGATATCGGTCCAGGAGTTTCAAGTAATAACACCTGCTGAAATGTCCAAGAGCCCGCAGGTAAGCGCTTCACCATCGCCATCAAATTCTTTCCAGGGTGGGCCTTCGCAGCAGAATACAAATCTACTATCTGTGGAACGAGACGATGTTGCGGTCACTAGCGATGATGAGGAGGTTCACGACCTGATGCGGCAGGGACGCAAAGTTCGGCGCAAGTCTGCACAGGGGTTTGTGCGCTCCCCGTCTAGAGGACGAAGCTTATCTGTTGACGAGAAAGCCCGGTCACTCAGCGAAAACCGCGAGAGGCTATTAGAACTAGCTGCGCTtaagccttcaaaatccCACAACGACCGCTCTGAAGAGCAGTCTGATGGGTACGATTTCACGGAAGAGGACAGCTTACCAATGAACGTATCAGGAGTAACGAGGCGCAAGAGCATCCAGAAAAATCCAGCCGTCTATGCATGCGAGCTCTGTGACAAGAAATTTACAAGGCCCTATAATCTCAAGTCTCACCTGCGAACCCATACCGACGAGAGGCCTTTCGCTTGTGCCATTTGCgggaaagcttttgctcGTCAGCATGACCGCAAGCGACATGAAGACCTCCACACGGGAAAAAAGCGATACACATGCAAAGGCAAGCTGAAAGACGGTACGCAATGGGGTTGCGGTAAGAAATTTGCCCGAAGCGATGCTCTAGGGCGTCATTTCAAGACGGAGGGAGGTAAACGATGCATCGCTCCTCTCTACGAAGAAGTCACCAGGGAGCGAGAAGCTGGCCGTAAGCCTGAGATTGACCTGCCTATAGATATATGACATATAACGGACTCAGTACATAGAGACTCGCATTGGCATATCTAATTATTTCTTTGTAATAATAATAACAATTCAAATTTCATTTCATCTTcgcatcttgaaaaacattTGAAATAAGGTCTCTACGAAAATAGCATCAGCAAAATCGAGACACAAAGTTGAGACGATGAATGGCCCTGCGAGCGATAACGAGGAGCTGGAGACACGAATCCTAGAAGCCTCTCAGagatcttcaaagcttgaagaaattgacctggaacatcaaaaagtgTTGCAAAACCAGCAACTTTTGTACGCCAAAGACTTGTTTTCCAATAAGGCACATACTCCTGTACATGTTTCCAGCGTTGTTGTCAATAATGCAGAATGTGTAAGGCCCTCTGTCCTCCAGAACTACCTAGATCAAACCATAACTCGCGCAACAACGTTCGAGCACCTTTGTGAGCTGTCGGATATTTTGAACATGAAACTCATTTCTAATGGCCTAGTAGAGAATTGCACTCAGACTTTAGACAGCCGCGGTGTACTACACTATGAGCTACAGGATTCTGATCCGAAACCCAGCTATGCGACGCCCCATAGCACTGGGCATACAGTGTCCGTTGTTGACATCGTGCCCATCGTCAATCTTCAACCGCTCAAAAAAATCTCAGCCAAGACAGGAACAAACATTGGAAATGGTGAGGGAGATGGGTACCTCCAGCTCCAGTGGCGAAATGCTTTGGGCGGAGGAGAGAAGTTCACTTTTGATGCTACAAAGGGCACTAAGACTCATTCTTCGTACCTTTTCGATTACTCTCAGCCTTTATCCCCCTGGTGGCTGTGGGATTGCTCTGTTTACAAAAACTCTAGGAGCTTGGGAAACATGGAACTTCTAATGAGAGGAACCCGTGCATCGGTGAGGTCAGCATTCGAGAAACATAAACACCTTAACTACGAGCTTGGTGTGGAGAGCCTATGGCGTAGCACCCAAGCCACTTCTACACACAGCTCTGActcgctgctgttgctAGCTGGCGATGAAGTCAAGAATTCTCTGTCGCATTCAGTTTTTTGGGATACTCGAGATAGGCCGATTTTCCCTCTAGCAGGTAGCTTCTACAAACTCACTAACGAACTAAGCCCCAGCAAGTATTGGAAatgtttttttgaagcatctAAGGTCAAAAGTTGGCGCAAGAATGATTTTTTTACAGCAAGCTTCACATTGAAAGGAGGGTACATTAACAACTTCTCGGCGTCAAAGCCGCTCCATATCAGCGACAAGTTTCACAATGGCGGAAGCAATGATGTTCGTAGCTTCCAATTGATGGGACTTGGTCCTAAGGACCTCCACGATTCTTTGGGTGGTGACGCTTTTGTATCTTACGGAGTGAGTCTCTTTAGCCGGCTTCCTTTTAAGCGTTGGTCAGACTCCAATTTTAGACTTCATGCATTCTTCAACGGCGCAAGACTGATCAACACAAACGGAGACCAACTGAAAAACTGCATCTCAAGCCTAGCACGCGAGCACTCCACCTCGACCGGGATTGGCTTAGTCCTCGGGCACCCTGTCGCAAGATTCGAGCTGAATTTTGGTATTCCTCTCACCGCACACACCAGCGACTCCGCGCGGAAAGGTTTTCAGTACGGAATCGGGCTATCGTTTCTGTGATGCATTACTGACTACGTTTCATTAATACACTGTAAATAGCGTTTTCGGTTACAACTGATAGATGTACTACTGCGTCTGGTCCCTAATCCACTTATCGTGATGGCTAATGACTTGCGGTATGATGAGTTCCTCAATTGCCTGCTTGTCGTCCGGTACCCTAATCCAATCACCTTTCCGATTTTGTTCTGAAACAAACACTACCTCCTTGTTTCTGGTTTGCAAAAGATTTCCAATCACCAGTTGATGATTGTAGCGGTCGAGAGCTTGTGTCGCTTTTTTGATAAGGATGCTTTCGTCCGTCTCGAGCTTGAAAGATACGATCATAGCCTGAGCTGCCCAGGATACTACCAGTCTCCGCAAAAATTTTGGCACTGGATCTAGGTCAACGATAAGCTTTCCATCTACGGAAGTGTGAGCCGTAGAGTTGGGGAGAGTGGATGGCTGGCTCACTTCTTGTGACTGGATCTTGTGTTCGGGGAGCCTTGAGTGTGGGACGAAAAAGTCGCTTACAGCAGCTGCCAGGTAGAAAAGACTGCCTTTGCGATCTAGCAGCTTAGCAACGGATTTTAGTGACCACAAGTACTGATTGACGGTGGTAAACGGCAGTAGTAGCAGCCGCCTTTCCTCGTGCATATAGCGTTCAAAAAGCGACTTCGCCGAGAGTAAATCCTGTCTGAACTGCGGTTTTACAGCACCACTATTATCGAAGTAATCCAGAAAGCAAACATCGCTATTGTGTGTGAAGTTGCGGTTGAACGGCGTCAGTGAAAACTCCCGGTGAAGGAAGATCACCGCGTATCCCTGGCGCAGGAACTGCTCAGCGCTGGACGCACCCCTGGTACCCGCAGAAAAATTGTCGATGAAGCGCACCGTGTTGTTCTCCAAGGGCACGGTGGTGCCGCCTGAGGTTACAAGTACAATGCGCGAGCGCCCCAGAGAGTACTGCAGCTCAATGAAATCGCGCGCCTGCTGAGTGAGGTCGTCGAGATACTCTGGTCGAGGGTTCGTGAGAAAGAACTTCTCTTCGTCTGCCGTTTCTGCGGGTGGAAACAGCTCTGCATTGAGAGATCTGTCTATCGCCCGCGCAACCTCAGTTGTCGATGTGTGGATGGGCATTGTCGATGGAATCGTAACACACTCGTGCTTTGAGCAAACAATACTAGAACGTAGAGGAAACCGTCTCCGTAGATGGGAAATGGATAAATTTGCGCCACCTAGCTTTCAGCACTCGCCAATGCACTTCAACCGAGCCTTGCATGACCGCTgccttcaacaaaacatgTGCTATTCGTTCGATGACCTTATATACGAAGGCCTGCCTGGCGCTCAGGATACCTTCCAACGAGAAAAGAGTGCCCACGTGATAGAATGTGACCTTCTGATCACGTGCTGAACTAAGAGCACATGACATTAAGACGATCACGTTCTGAACTTCTGATGACTAAGCAGATAAGCCCTTTCTTTCGCTTCGTTCGCAGGCATGCGAACCCCATTATTCAGGGACCACACACCTCGGAAAATGTTGAGAGCATCGAGATAAGGTTTAGTTGATGTAAATCTCAGTCCAGAGCTCAAGCGAATAGAGCGAGCGCAGAATTCCCATTGGATTTTAAAGGACTAAGATGGCGTCTTCAGTTGGTGGTGTGCTTTCCGGAGTAAATCCGTTTCACTACAACGCTAGCGCTCCTTACACCCTTTTTTTAATACAGGCGTGCATTATCCTGGTGCTCTCGAATGGAATACATGCCGTTATGTCTAGGATGAGACAGCCGAAAGTAATTTCGGAGGTTCTCGCAGGAGTCATTCTGGGCCCAACCGCATTTGGCCAAATCCCACACTACACAGAAACCATCTTTCCCAAGAGCTCGATATCCGGGCTGACGCTGGTTGCCAACCTGGGTATCATCCTGTTCATGTTCTTCCTGGGCCTAGAGGTTGACAACGGGTTCATCAGGCAGAACGGGCGCACAGCATTGTCCATCGGGCTCGCAACGCTAGCGGTGCCGTTTGGGTTCGGGTGTTTGTTTGCGCTGCCGCTGTACAACAATTACATGAAGTCGGATGACACACCTGAAGTCAAGTTTACCGTTTTCATGGTTTTCATCGCGGTATCATTCGCCGTCACGGCATTTCCAGTTCTGTGTCGAATCTTGGCAGAGCTGAGGCTCGTAAAGGAGCGCGTGGGGGTCATTGTTCTGACCGCAGGAACCATGAATGACGTGGTAGGCTGGACCCTGTTAGCGCTGTGTATTATCCTGTCGAACTCGCAGTCGGACCCCGTTAATGTGGTTTACATTCTCCTGTGTACTGCGGGTTGGATATTACTTTATGTGTTCCCACTGCGCTACGCGCTCAGGTGGTGTCTTGTTAAGACCAATGAGCTAAAGAGGGAAAAGCCTTCCTCTCTGAGCACGCTCTGTATCCTGGTCCTGGCTTTTCTTAGTGCCTACTTCACAGATATCATCGGCGTGCATCCGATTTTCGGTGCTTTTATAGCAGGCCTTATTGTGCCCCGGGAGGAAGGCTACGTCATCAAGCTTGCCGAAAGAATGGAAGACATCCCAAACCTAGTGATGATTCCAATATACTTTACGATCGCAGGACTTAACGTCAACCTGACCTTGCTTAACAAAGGAAGAGACTGGGGGTTTGCAATCGCCAGTATCGCCATTGCTGTCGCGACGAAGGCGCTTTCCGGGGCATTACTCTCTAAGTTCCATGGGCTCTTCTGGAGAGAATCATTTGCAGTCGGCGTCTTGATGTCTTGCAAGGGTATTGTTGAAATTGTCGTTTTAAGTACTGGTTTGAATGCGGGAATCATTTCTGAGAAAGTTTATGCCATGTTTATATTCATGGCGCTGATTTCGACCTTCATAACCACACCCTTAACCGTTTGGATCTTGCCTGAATCCTACAGAGATAAAGTGGAGGACATTCTCAGCGAACAGAGAGCCAAAGAACATAAGGAGTGCGAAGTAAAAGGAGAGTCCACCGGAGCTTTTAGCTTTCCAGAGAAGTGGCCAATTCAACGCATTGTCGTTGTGCTTAATGACGCCGAGAGTTTGGCTGCAACTCTGTCAGTTCTGCAGTGTATCATCGGTGCACATCACAATCACTTTTATACGCCGTCCAAAGAGTGTGTGACGCGGATCATCACgaaggatgaagaagctcatacGTTGTGTGCGTCTCCGACTATAAAGCATATCGAGAACGAGGCCGATCTGGTTGTCAAAACGTTGTACCTCAGGCAGCTCACCGACCGTACCACGGACGTGATATCAACGTCTTCGGTCGAAAACTCAAAACAACTTTTAGCTAGTGACAGCACGCTcagaaccttcaaaattttcgctGACTTGTTTTCCATTAGATATGATAACGAAACAATGTTCTCTAATGCCAGAGAAAAGGTGCTGAATATTGCCAGTATCCCATTTTCTACCTCAGACATACTTTTGTTTCCACTAAAAGGGAACCTTGATGTGAAAGAGCCCTGGCTAAGCGATGGATTGGGCCAGAAGACGTCGGATATCATGCAACGTCTGGGTTCTCAAAATGAACTTCCTGAAGACTTCGTCAATAAATTGGCCACTTCGGTGAAAACTAACGTCGTTTTGTATTTTGCAAATCAAGATCAAGAGCTCACTACGGAACAAACGAAAGAGTCGGAACAAATTATATTGATTCTGCCAAGTTCGAGCCTTGTAAGTTCTGACTACCTTGCGTTGTTCTTGACGCTTATTGTTTATCAAGGGCATCGGAGAAATGGAAAGCTTGCGGAGCTTTTCATCCTTTGTAATCAGAAAAACAAAGACTCAAGGCGTATACTTGACCAATGGTTTGCGGCATTTGAAGTTAGCGATGCGCGCTTGCAGGGGATTGAAGTAGCTGGAGATTTGGATTGTGATGACACTGAAGGGGAGTCGTCCTTAAGTAAAACTTCAACGGCAAGCCCGAAACTGATGTCCCTGCTAAGCAATGACGCAAGAACCGTTGTTTTTGTGGGTGATTCTGAATTTTACAGAAAGGGTAAGCTCAATTCGTGCTCCCTAGACTTAGTGTCAGCTGCTTCACACTTTAAGGCAGACCTAGTTATCTGCAATCATCCGCCAAGCCTGACCTGCTGCGAGCAAAGTTGATGAAATTTGCTTCTATGCCAAATTGATGTCTACTTTATTCTTCAAGACACTATTGCGCTAGCTATTTATCGATGTCAACTGCTTCAGAGCGGTTGAGGCTTCACTTTGCTGCTGTCTGGTTTCTTCCTCACAACTTCTCCATCCAGCAAAATGACAGAACCAGCCGTGCCCGCTCAAAATGCTAAGACAGAAGTTGGTAGCGGAACATGAGCGCCATGTTTTAGGGAACTGATAATGTTTGACCGTAGGGACTTTCAATGCCGCAGTTTCAATCACCGCCATATGTGCAGACACCAGCCGTGAGTCGGAAATTTGCCATAGCTTTGTTGCTAGCCAACTAGTGAGACCAAAAGTACGTAAATTTCCAAAGCAACAAATTGCGACTGTCTTGGAAAATCATTCCTAATATGTTGTAGCATACAACTTTGTAAGCCACCCGTCTAAAGAAACCAAATCGGATAACGAACTACCCTATAATGAACTTGTAAAACATATATCTTCGAGGAAGTTTAATCGGGGCACCTTGCCGTAATCTGGGTCCTAAAGCGCCGAGCTTTGACGCCTTATTTGTGTGCTATTTATTTTTGTTAGCACCTGTACATTTATAATGCATCCAGGTTTATCAGCGTGGCTTCTCCACAATTACAATAAAGCCGGCACGGGAAGAGTGTGCGTTGTTTGCCACCTTCGAGAATTTTCGCGATGTGGCGTTTGGGTATTGTTTTCCCCAGGATTCTACAACTAATAGACTACTACTTATGACAGTCAATAAGTGCGTCGAATTATGTTGGAAATTTCGCTGAGGGATAGGCTTGTTGGTTTAAGACCCTTGGGCGCCCTCTTCTGGTATTTTTTTTAGTAAAACTTACTGTGTGATCAACAATAATATTCTGACGCGCTAGAAATTACCGCTAAATTTTTCTCTGTTCTGGCAAAGACCTTCGTGGTACTTGAGTAAGAAAATTCTAGCGATTTGGAAGCTCTGGTGAAAAAGCCCTCAATGCGCTAtcccaaaaaaaacaaatggCAAGCTTTAGTGGAATTCCATTTCTTGCGCTTGACAATTCATGGGCACCCATTACAATCCTCAATGAGAAACACCAAAGGTGGCGGTCTAAACCTCATGGAGCCCGAAATGAGCTACTCTACGAATTTCCAAGCCCTAAAAATATTCCCACCCCTTCTAAAACGGCAAATTTTGTAGTCTCACAAAACCTGACCGCCTGGCTCCACTCTTCTATGACCTTGATAGACAAGTACTAACACACTCCAGCCCAACACGAGAAAATTGTTCGATCTTCACTCCCAGCATCTGTGATATATAATGCTTCAACAGCCTCTATTACACATAGAAGGTCTCTTGGCCCAGTTGGTTAAGGCACCGTGCTAATAACGCGGGGATCAGCGGTTCGATCCCGCTAGAGACCATCCTTTTTAGTCTTTACACTCCTTTCTCGTAATAAGTGACCATTCGCGAcctcgaaaatttttttcccTACGCTCTCCCAATTGAAGAGAAGCGGGCAAGGGCTTTGATGCATGGGTAAAAAAACAAGTCGGGCTCAGCACATTCAAGGTTTATCCGGTTTGTAGCAGGAATACAAGGAATTGAAAGTGGTTGATTGTGGGGAAAACGCGGTTCGAACAGTCAGAAATCAGATACAACTactggtttttttttcactcAAGGCCGTCTTAGCTAAGTGCATTGGAATTCCTCAACgctcatttttctttttcttgaaccGAGTTCATCGTCCAGCGATCGGTTGACCTTCGTTGATTAGTTGAACTGAGACTGAATTGTGAGT
The Lachancea thermotolerans CBS 6340 chromosome G complete sequence genome window above contains:
- the CAB2 gene encoding phosphopantothenate--cysteine ligase CAB2 (highly similar to uniprot|P40506 Saccharomyces cerevisiae YIL083C Homolog to human PPCS), whose product is MPIHTSTTEVARAIDRSLNAELFPPAETADEEKFFLTNPRPEYLDDLTQQARDFIELQYSLGRSRIVLVTSGGTTVPLENNTVRFIDNFSAGTRGASSAEQFLRQGYAVIFLHREFSLTPFNRNFTHNSDVCFLDYFDNSGAVKPQFRQDLLSAKSLFERYMHEERRLLLLPFTTVNQYLWSLKSVAKLLDRKGSLFYLAAAVSDFFVPHSRLPEHKIQSQEVSQPSTLPNSTAHTSVDGKLIVDLDPVPKFLRRLVVSWAAQAMIVSFKLETDESILIKKATQALDRYNHQLVIGNLLQTRNKEVVFVSEQNRKGDWIRVPDDKQAIEELIIPQVISHHDKWIRDQTQ
- a CDS encoding KLTH0G10868p (similar to uniprot|P40309 Saccharomyces cerevisiae YJL094C KHA1 Putative K /H antiporter); this encodes MASSVGGVLSGVNPFHYNASAPYTLFLIQACIILVLSNGIHAVMSRMRQPKVISEVLAGVILGPTAFGQIPHYTETIFPKSSISGLTLVANLGIILFMFFLGLEVDNGFIRQNGRTALSIGLATLAVPFGFGCLFALPLYNNYMKSDDTPEVKFTVFMVFIAVSFAVTAFPVLCRILAELRLVKERVGVIVLTAGTMNDVVGWTLLALCIILSNSQSDPVNVVYILLCTAGWILLYVFPLRYALRWCLVKTNELKREKPSSLSTLCILVLAFLSAYFTDIIGVHPIFGAFIAGLIVPREEGYVIKLAERMEDIPNLVMIPIYFTIAGLNVNLTLLNKGRDWGFAIASIAIAVATKALSGALLSKFHGLFWRESFAVGVLMSCKGIVEIVVLSTGLNAGIISEKVYAMFIFMALISTFITTPLTVWILPESYRDKVEDILSEQRAKEHKECEVKGESTGAFSFPEKWPIQRIVVVLNDAESLAATLSVLQCIIGAHHNHFYTPSKECVTRIITKDEEAHTLCASPTIKHIENEADLVVKTLYLRQLTDRTTDVISTSSVENSKQLLASDSTLRTFKIFADLFSIRYDNETMFSNAREKVLNIASIPFSTSDILLFPLKGNLDVKEPWLSDGLGQKTSDIMQRLGSQNELPEDFVNKLATSVKTNVVLYFANQDQELTTEQTKESEQIILILPSSSLVSSDYLALFLTLIVYQGHRRNGKLAELFILCNQKNKDSRRILDQWFAAFEVSDARLQGIEVAGDLDCDDTEGESSLSKTSTASPKLMSLLSNDARTVVFVGDSEFYRKGKLNSCSLDLVSAASHFKADLVICNHPPSLTCCEQS